From a single Myotis daubentonii chromosome 5, mMyoDau2.1, whole genome shotgun sequence genomic region:
- the APBB3 gene encoding amyloid-beta A4 precursor protein-binding family B member 3 isoform X3 produces the protein MLGKDYMLAIILVNCDDDLWGDQSLEGEPGLPPGWRKIHDAAGTYYWHVPSGSTQWQRPTWEPGDAEEPGTRPEGIWGLRPPKGRSFSSLESSLDRSNSLSWYGEESYIQSMEPGAKCFAVRSLGWVEVPEEDLVPGKSSIAVSNCIQQLAQTRSRSQPPAGAWGEGQNMLMILKRDAMSLVNPLDHSLVHCQPLVHIRVWGVGSSKGRDRDFAFVAGDKDSCMLKCHVFRCDVPAKAIASALHGLCAQILSERVGVSGDSPCCSLDTISPEDLPRQAELLDAVSQAAQKYQALYMGTLPVTKAMGMDVLNEAIGILTTRGDRDAWVPSMLSVSDSFMTAHPIQAEADAEEEPLWQCPVRLVTFIGVGRDPHTFGLIADLGRQSFQCAAFWCQPHAGGLSEAVQAACMVQYQKCLVASASRGKAWGAQARARLRLKRTSSVDSPGGPLPLPLLKGGVGGAGAAPRKRGIFSFLDAFRLKPSLLHMS, from the exons ATGCTGGGCAAGGACTACATGCTGGCCATAATTCTGGTCAACTGCGATG ATGACTTGTGGGGGGACCAGAGTCTGGAGGGAGAGCCGGGCCTGCCCCCTGGCTGGAGAAAGATCCACGATGCTGCAGGTACTTACTATTGGCACGTACCAAGCGGTAGTACCCAGTGGCAGCGCCCAACCTGGGAGCCAGGAGATGCAGAGGAGCCAGGCACG AGGCCGGAAGGGATTTGGGGACTTCGGCCCCCCAAGGGGAGATCCTTCTCCAGCCTGGAGAGCTCACTGGACCGGAG TAACTCTCTGTCCTGGTATGGTGAGGAATCCTACATCCAGAGCATGGAACCAGGGGCTAAG TGCTTTGCAGTCCGCTCTCTGGGCTGGGTAGAGGTACCCGAAGAGGACCTGGTACCAGGGAAGAGCAGTATTGCGGTCAGTAACTGCATCCAGCAGCTGGCCCAGACCCGCAGCCGGAGCCAGCCCCCAGCTGGTGCCTGGGGCGAG ggccagaacaTGCTAATGATCCTGAAGAGGGATGCCATGAGCCTGGTGAATCCCCTGGACCACAGTCTGGTCCACTGCCAGCCTCTGGTGCACATCCGTGTATGGGGCGTGGGCAGCTCCAAGGGCCG TGATAG GGACTTCGCTTTTGTGGCGGGCGACAAAGACAGCTGTATGCTCAAGTGCCATGTGTTTCGCTGTGATGTCCCTGCCAAGGCCATTGCCAGTGCCCTACATGGGCTCTGTGCTCAG ATCTTGTCAGAGCGAGTTGGGGTCAGTGGTGATTCCCCTTGTTGTTCCCTAGACACCATCTCCCCTGAAGATCTGCCGAGGCAAG CGGAGCTGCTGGATGCGGTGAGCCAAGCTGCTCAGAAGTACCAGGCACTGTATATGGGGACCCTGCCAGTCACCAAAGCCATGG GAATGGATGTGCTGAACGAGGCCATTGGTATCCTCACCACCCGAGGGGACCGGGATGCCTGGGTCCCCTCCATGCTCAGTGTGTCTGACTCTTTCATGACTGCACATCCCATTCAG GCAGAGGCTGATGCGGAGGAGGAGCCGCTCTGGCAGTGCCCTGTGCGCCTGGTGACCTTTATTGGTGTCGGCCGCGACCCGCACACCTTTGGCCTCATTGCTGACCTGGGCCGTCAGAGCTTCCAGTGCGCAGCCTTCTGGTGCCAGCCCCATGCAGGGGGACTCTCCGAAGCTGTGCAGGCTGCTTGCATG GTTCAGTACCAGAAGTGTCTTGTGGCTTCTGCATCTCGAGGCAAGGCCTGGGGTGCCCAGGCCCGTGCCCGCCTGCGACTCAAGCGGACCAGCTCTGTGGACTCCCCAGGAggtcccctgcctctccccctacTCAAAGGTGGGGTTGGAGGTGCAGGGGCTGCCCCTCGAAAGCGGGGCATCTTCTCTTTTCTGGATGCCTTTCGACTGAAACCCTCTCTGCTCCATATGTCCTAA
- the APBB3 gene encoding amyloid-beta A4 precursor protein-binding family B member 3 isoform X2 translates to MLGKDYMLAIILVNCDDDLWGDQSLEGEPGLPPGWRKIHDAAGTYYWHVPSGSTQWQRPTWEPGDAEEPGTRPEGIWGLRPPKGRSFSSLESSLDRSNSLSWYGEESYIQSMEPGAKCFAVRSLGWVEVPEEDLVPGKSSIAVSNCIQQLAQTRSRSQPPAGAWGEGQNMLMILKRDAMSLVNPLDHSLVHCQPLVHIRVWGVGSSKGRDFAFVAGDKDSCMLKCHVFRCDVPAKAIASALHGLCAQILSERVGVSGDSPCCSLDTISPEDLPRQAELLDAVSQAAQKYQALYMGTLPVTKAMGMDVLNEAIGILTTRGDRDAWVPSMLSVSDSFMTAHPIQAEADAEEEPLWQCPVRLVTFIGVGRDPHTFGLIADLGRQSFQCAAFWCQPHAGGLSEAVQAACMVQYQKCLVASASRGKAWGAQARARLRLKRTSSVDSPGGPLPLPLLKGGVGGAGAAPRKRGIFSFLDAFRLKPSLLHMS, encoded by the exons ATGCTGGGCAAGGACTACATGCTGGCCATAATTCTGGTCAACTGCGATG ATGACTTGTGGGGGGACCAGAGTCTGGAGGGAGAGCCGGGCCTGCCCCCTGGCTGGAGAAAGATCCACGATGCTGCAGGTACTTACTATTGGCACGTACCAAGCGGTAGTACCCAGTGGCAGCGCCCAACCTGGGAGCCAGGAGATGCAGAGGAGCCAGGCACG AGGCCGGAAGGGATTTGGGGACTTCGGCCCCCCAAGGGGAGATCCTTCTCCAGCCTGGAGAGCTCACTGGACCGGAG TAACTCTCTGTCCTGGTATGGTGAGGAATCCTACATCCAGAGCATGGAACCAGGGGCTAAG TGCTTTGCAGTCCGCTCTCTGGGCTGGGTAGAGGTACCCGAAGAGGACCTGGTACCAGGGAAGAGCAGTATTGCGGTCAGTAACTGCATCCAGCAGCTGGCCCAGACCCGCAGCCGGAGCCAGCCCCCAGCTGGTGCCTGGGGCGAG ggccagaacaTGCTAATGATCCTGAAGAGGGATGCCATGAGCCTGGTGAATCCCCTGGACCACAGTCTGGTCCACTGCCAGCCTCTGGTGCACATCCGTGTATGGGGCGTGGGCAGCTCCAAGGGCCG GGACTTCGCTTTTGTGGCGGGCGACAAAGACAGCTGTATGCTCAAGTGCCATGTGTTTCGCTGTGATGTCCCTGCCAAGGCCATTGCCAGTGCCCTACATGGGCTCTGTGCTCAG ATCTTGTCAGAGCGAGTTGGGGTCAGTGGTGATTCCCCTTGTTGTTCCCTAGACACCATCTCCCCTGAAGATCTGCCGAGGCAAG CGGAGCTGCTGGATGCGGTGAGCCAAGCTGCTCAGAAGTACCAGGCACTGTATATGGGGACCCTGCCAGTCACCAAAGCCATGG GAATGGATGTGCTGAACGAGGCCATTGGTATCCTCACCACCCGAGGGGACCGGGATGCCTGGGTCCCCTCCATGCTCAGTGTGTCTGACTCTTTCATGACTGCACATCCCATTCAG GCAGAGGCTGATGCGGAGGAGGAGCCGCTCTGGCAGTGCCCTGTGCGCCTGGTGACCTTTATTGGTGTCGGCCGCGACCCGCACACCTTTGGCCTCATTGCTGACCTGGGCCGTCAGAGCTTCCAGTGCGCAGCCTTCTGGTGCCAGCCCCATGCAGGGGGACTCTCCGAAGCTGTGCAGGCTGCTTGCATG GTTCAGTACCAGAAGTGTCTTGTGGCTTCTGCATCTCGAGGCAAGGCCTGGGGTGCCCAGGCCCGTGCCCGCCTGCGACTCAAGCGGACCAGCTCTGTGGACTCCCCAGGAggtcccctgcctctccccctacTCAAAGGTGGGGTTGGAGGTGCAGGGGCTGCCCCTCGAAAGCGGGGCATCTTCTCTTTTCTGGATGCCTTTCGACTGAAACCCTCTCTGCTCCATATGTCCTAA
- the APBB3 gene encoding amyloid-beta A4 precursor protein-binding family B member 3 isoform X1, producing the protein MLGKDYMLAIILVNCDDDLWGDQSLEGEPGLPPGWRKIHDAAGTYYWHVPSGSTQWQRPTWEPGDAEEPGTRPEGIWGLRPPKGRSFSSLESSLDRRKCGPLPALLCSSNSLSWYGEESYIQSMEPGAKCFAVRSLGWVEVPEEDLVPGKSSIAVSNCIQQLAQTRSRSQPPAGAWGEGQNMLMILKRDAMSLVNPLDHSLVHCQPLVHIRVWGVGSSKGRDFAFVAGDKDSCMLKCHVFRCDVPAKAIASALHGLCAQILSERVGVSGDSPCCSLDTISPEDLPRQAELLDAVSQAAQKYQALYMGTLPVTKAMGMDVLNEAIGILTTRGDRDAWVPSMLSVSDSFMTAHPIQAEADAEEEPLWQCPVRLVTFIGVGRDPHTFGLIADLGRQSFQCAAFWCQPHAGGLSEAVQAACMVQYQKCLVASASRGKAWGAQARARLRLKRTSSVDSPGGPLPLPLLKGGVGGAGAAPRKRGIFSFLDAFRLKPSLLHMS; encoded by the exons ATGCTGGGCAAGGACTACATGCTGGCCATAATTCTGGTCAACTGCGATG ATGACTTGTGGGGGGACCAGAGTCTGGAGGGAGAGCCGGGCCTGCCCCCTGGCTGGAGAAAGATCCACGATGCTGCAGGTACTTACTATTGGCACGTACCAAGCGGTAGTACCCAGTGGCAGCGCCCAACCTGGGAGCCAGGAGATGCAGAGGAGCCAGGCACG AGGCCGGAAGGGATTTGGGGACTTCGGCCCCCCAAGGGGAGATCCTTCTCCAGCCTGGAGAGCTCACTGGACCGGAG GAAGTGTGGTCCCTTACCAGCTCTGCTCTGTTCCAGTAACTCTCTGTCCTGGTATGGTGAGGAATCCTACATCCAGAGCATGGAACCAGGGGCTAAG TGCTTTGCAGTCCGCTCTCTGGGCTGGGTAGAGGTACCCGAAGAGGACCTGGTACCAGGGAAGAGCAGTATTGCGGTCAGTAACTGCATCCAGCAGCTGGCCCAGACCCGCAGCCGGAGCCAGCCCCCAGCTGGTGCCTGGGGCGAG ggccagaacaTGCTAATGATCCTGAAGAGGGATGCCATGAGCCTGGTGAATCCCCTGGACCACAGTCTGGTCCACTGCCAGCCTCTGGTGCACATCCGTGTATGGGGCGTGGGCAGCTCCAAGGGCCG GGACTTCGCTTTTGTGGCGGGCGACAAAGACAGCTGTATGCTCAAGTGCCATGTGTTTCGCTGTGATGTCCCTGCCAAGGCCATTGCCAGTGCCCTACATGGGCTCTGTGCTCAG ATCTTGTCAGAGCGAGTTGGGGTCAGTGGTGATTCCCCTTGTTGTTCCCTAGACACCATCTCCCCTGAAGATCTGCCGAGGCAAG CGGAGCTGCTGGATGCGGTGAGCCAAGCTGCTCAGAAGTACCAGGCACTGTATATGGGGACCCTGCCAGTCACCAAAGCCATGG GAATGGATGTGCTGAACGAGGCCATTGGTATCCTCACCACCCGAGGGGACCGGGATGCCTGGGTCCCCTCCATGCTCAGTGTGTCTGACTCTTTCATGACTGCACATCCCATTCAG GCAGAGGCTGATGCGGAGGAGGAGCCGCTCTGGCAGTGCCCTGTGCGCCTGGTGACCTTTATTGGTGTCGGCCGCGACCCGCACACCTTTGGCCTCATTGCTGACCTGGGCCGTCAGAGCTTCCAGTGCGCAGCCTTCTGGTGCCAGCCCCATGCAGGGGGACTCTCCGAAGCTGTGCAGGCTGCTTGCATG GTTCAGTACCAGAAGTGTCTTGTGGCTTCTGCATCTCGAGGCAAGGCCTGGGGTGCCCAGGCCCGTGCCCGCCTGCGACTCAAGCGGACCAGCTCTGTGGACTCCCCAGGAggtcccctgcctctccccctacTCAAAGGTGGGGTTGGAGGTGCAGGGGCTGCCCCTCGAAAGCGGGGCATCTTCTCTTTTCTGGATGCCTTTCGACTGAAACCCTCTCTGCTCCATATGTCCTAA
- the SLC35A4 gene encoding probable UDP-sugar transporter protein SLC35A4 — protein MADDKDSLPKLKDLAFLKNQLERLQQRVEDEVRGGVGQDGSLLSSPFLKGFLAGYVVAKLRASAVLGFAVGTCTGIYAAQAYAVPNVEKTIRDYLRSLRKGPD, from the exons ATGGCGGATGACAAG GACTCTTTGCCCAAGCTTAAGGACCTGGCCTTTCTCAAGAACCAGCTAGAGCGCCTTCAGCAGCGTGTGGAAGACGAAGTCAGAGGTGGTGTGGGCCAG GATGGCTCGCTCTTGTCCTCCCCATTCCTCAAAGGCTTCCTGGCTGGCTATGTGGTGGCCAAACTGAGGGCATCAGCGGTATTGGGCTTTGCTGTGGGCACCTGCACTGGCATTTATGCAGCTCAGGCATATGCTGTGCCCAATGTGGAGAAGACAATAAGGGACTATCTGCGGTCGCTGCGGAAAGGGCCCGACTAG
- the LOC132235745 gene encoding probable UDP-sugar transporter protein SLC35A4 has translation MSVEDGGVPGLGRPRQARWTLMLLLSTAMYGAHAPLLALCHVDGRVPFRPSSAVLLTELTKLLLCAFSLLVGRQAWPRGAPPWRQAAPFALPALLYGANNNLVIYLQRYMDPSTYQVLSNLKIGSTALFYCLCLRRRLSARQGLALLLLMAAGACYAAGGLQDPGSTLPGPPPAAKAGPMPGPMPLHITPLGLLLLILYCLISGLSSVYTELLMKRQRLPLALQNLFLYTFGVLLNLGLYAGGGPGPGLLEGFSGWAALVVLSQALNGLLMSAVMKHGSSITRLFVVSCSLVVNAVLSAALLRLQLPAAFFLAALLIGLAVHLYYGSH, from the coding sequence ATGAGTGTAGAGGACGGGGgagtgccaggcctgggccgtCCCAGGCAGGCCCGCTGGACTTTGATGCTACTCCTGTCCACTGCTATGTACGGTGCCCATGCACCATTGTTGGCACTGTGCCATGTGGATGGCCGCGTGCCCTTCCGACCCTCCTCAGCTGTGCTGCTGACGGAGCTGACCAAGCTGCTGTTGTGCGCCTTCTCCCTCCTGGTAGGCCGGCAAGCATGGCCCCGGGGGGCCCCGCCCTGGCGCCAGGCTGCCCCCTTTGCACTACCAGCCTTGCTCTACGGCGCTAACAATAACCTGGTGATCTATCTTCAACGATACATGGACCCCAGCACCTACCAGGTGCTGAGCAATCTCAAGATTGGAAGCACGGCCCTGTTCTACTGCCTCTGCCTCCGGCGCCGCCTCTCTGCACGCCAGGGCTTAGCACTGCTGCTGCTGATGGCAGCGGGGGCCTGCTATGCAGCTGGTGGCCTCCAGGACCCTGGGAGCAccctccctgggccccctccAGCAGCTAAGGCTGGCCCCATGCCTGGCCCCATGCCCCTGCATATCACTCCACTAGGACTGCTGCTCCTCATCCTGTACTGCCTCATCTCAGGCTTGTCCTCCGTGTACACAGAGCTGCTCATGAAGCGACAGCGGCTGCCCCTGGCACTGCAGAACCTCTTCCTTTACACGTTCGGTGTGCTCCTGAATCTAGGTCTGTATGCAGGCGgcggccccggcccaggcctcctGGAGGGCTTCTCAGGGTGGGCAGCGCTCGTGGTGCTCAGCCAGGCACTGAATGGACTGCTCATGTCGGCTGTCATGAAGCACGGCAGCAGCATCACACGCCTCTTTGTGGTGTCCTGCTCGCTGGTGGTCAACGCCGTGCTCTCAGCGGCTCTGCTGCGGCTGCAGCTCCCAGCCGCCTTCTTCCTGGCCGCTCTGCTCATTGGCCTGGCAGTGCACCTGTACTATGGCAGCCACTAG
- the CD14 gene encoding monocyte differentiation antigen CD14, whose protein sequence is MVRAPCWLLLLLLLHVWATTPEPCEVDDDDVRCVCNFTDPEPEWSSAFQCVGATEVEIRGGGRSLKEFVKFAGINPKQYADVIKALRVRRLTVGDAQVPALLLFSLLGGLGSSRLNQLTLEDLEVIGPTPPPPLEVAGPALSTLSIRNVSWATGGAWLAELQLWLKPGLKVLNIAQAPSLAFSCADLGAFPSLTTLDLSDNPGLDERGLTAALCPNKFPALQELALRNTGMQTLGAVCAALAAAGVQPHRLDLSHNPLRATAPDAPRCIWPSALSSLNLSFAGLEQVPAGLPTELSVLDLRCNRLNREPQPDELPKVRDLLLAGNPYLDQKNSGVATACERLTQALGVSGSILLLQGARSLA, encoded by the exons ATG GTGCGGGCACCCtgttggctgctgctgctgctgctgcttcacgTCTGGGCGACCACGCCAGAGCCCTGCGAGGTGGACGACGACGATGTCCGTTGCGTCTGCAACTTCACGGATCCGGAGCCCGAATGGTCCAGCGCCTTCCAGTGTGTGGGTGCCACGGAGGTGGAGATCCGTGGCGGTGGCCGCAGCCTGAAAGAGTTTGTCAAGTTCGCCGGCATCAACCCGAAGCAGTATGCTGACGTGATCAAGGCTCTGCGCGTGCGGCGACTCACGGTGGGTGATGCACAGGTTCCTGCTCTGCTTCTGTTCTCCCTCCTCGGTGGGCTTGGGTCCTCCCGCCTCAACCAACTAACCCTCGAGGACTTGGAAGTAATCGGCCCGACGCCGCCACCGCCTCTGGAAGTCGCTGGACCTGCGCTTTCCACCCTCAGTATCCGTAACGTGTCGTGGGCAACAGGGGGCGCCTGGCTGGCGGAACTGCAGCTGTGGCTCAAGCCCGGCCTCAAAGTACTGAACATTGCGCAAGCACCCTCGCTCGCCTTTTCCTGCGCAGACCTCGGCGCCTTCCCCTCCCTCACCACCCTAGACCTGTCTGACAATCCTGGCCTGGACGAGCGCGGGCTGACTGCGGCTCTCTGTCCGAACAAGTTCCCGGCCCTCCAGGAGCTAGCGCTCCGCAACACCGGGATGCAGACTCTCGGCGCCGTGTGCGCGGCGCTGGCGGCGGCAGGTGTGCAACCGCACCGCTTGGACCTCAGCCACAACCCTCTGCGCGCCACCGCACCGGACGCTCCCAGGTGCATCTGGCCGAGCGCCCTGAGCTCTCTCAACCTGTCATTCGCTGGCCTGGAGCAGGTGCCTGCAGGACTGCCGACCGAGCTCAGCGTGCTTGATCTCAGATGCAACAGGCTGAATAGAGAGCCGCAGCCAGATGAGCTGCCCAAGGTGAGGGACCTGTTACTGGCCGGGAATCCCTATCTGGACCAGAAGAACTCTGGTGTGGCCACAGCCTGTGAGCGTTTGACTCAGGCCCTGGGGGTGTCAGGAAGTATCTTGCTGCTTCAAGGGGCCAGGTCCTTGGCCTAA